The Gemmatimonadaceae bacterium genome contains a region encoding:
- a CDS encoding HAMP domain-containing histidine kinase codes for MARRAVTTPAGNRGKGRGRGAKPPSAEAPSVAASDAEASGIPGATWRALTSAAANVAATWEPAEHAAASTVDVRAALAVILEAVRQHVAHGSGSMGRLPAYVPVRRLLELLRRSFLEQAESPDVRAESLEVVQVLRALERVQEALDIDASHRFLARLTGNDAQQLVVEMAHDMRSPLGSILILAERLRAGAGGELAPIQQRQLGLIYSAAFGLSALAGDVIELARGGTTLMDQQPIAFSVSDVLQSILDILRPMAEEKRLAVRCTGPTADVRIGHPAALNRVLLNLATNAIKFTNTGAVEVSCSELDRTRVEFSVRDTGRGIPQHVMTNLFEAFRQRQVPGDYAFSSAGLGLSICQKLVGAMGGALGVETELEKGTRFHFTLELPQPSRM; via the coding sequence ATGGCACGGCGCGCGGTGACGACCCCAGCGGGGAACCGCGGTAAGGGGCGCGGCAGGGGCGCCAAGCCACCGTCCGCGGAGGCACCGTCCGTCGCCGCGTCGGATGCGGAGGCCAGCGGGATTCCCGGCGCCACATGGCGCGCGCTGACCTCCGCGGCGGCTAACGTTGCGGCGACGTGGGAACCGGCCGAGCATGCGGCGGCGTCGACAGTGGATGTCCGCGCCGCGCTGGCCGTCATCCTGGAGGCGGTACGACAGCACGTCGCTCATGGTAGCGGCTCGATGGGTCGACTCCCGGCATACGTGCCGGTGCGTCGCCTGCTCGAGCTGCTGCGGCGCTCCTTCCTGGAGCAGGCCGAATCGCCCGACGTGCGCGCCGAGTCGCTGGAGGTCGTGCAGGTGTTGCGTGCGCTCGAACGCGTGCAGGAAGCGCTCGACATCGATGCGTCGCATCGCTTCCTGGCGCGCCTCACGGGCAACGACGCGCAACAGCTTGTTGTCGAGATGGCGCACGACATGCGCTCGCCACTTGGCTCGATCCTGATCCTGGCCGAGCGCCTGCGGGCGGGGGCCGGTGGCGAGTTGGCGCCAATCCAGCAGCGGCAGCTGGGGTTGATCTACAGCGCCGCGTTCGGCCTGAGTGCTCTGGCGGGCGACGTGATCGAACTGGCGCGCGGCGGCACGACGCTGATGGACCAGCAGCCCATCGCCTTCTCCGTGTCGGACGTGTTGCAGTCGATCCTCGACATCCTGCGCCCGATGGCGGAGGAGAAGCGGCTCGCCGTGCGTTGCACGGGCCCCACGGCGGATGTGCGCATCGGACATCCTGCGGCGCTCAACCGCGTCCTGCTCAACCTGGCCACCAACGCGATCAAGTTCACCAACACCGGGGCGGTGGAGGTGTCGTGCAGTGAACTGGATCGCACGCGCGTGGAGTTCTCGGTGCGCGACACCGGCCGTGGCATTCCGCAGCATGTCATGACCAACCTGTTCGAGGCGTTTCGCCAGCGGCAGGTACCGGGTGACTACGCCTTCTCGAGCGCCGGGTTGGGGCTGTCGATCTGTCAGAAGCTGGTGGGGGCGATGGGTGGCGCGCTGGGGGTGGAGACGGAGTTGGAGAAGGGGACGCGCTTTCACTTCACCCTCGAGCTGCCGCAGCCGTCGCGCATGTAG
- a CDS encoding A/G-specific adenine glycosylase encodes MTIRKQPRTTSRPAATRGATRAAPLPSTEVARDFSRRLRAWFRRHGRDLPWRRTRDPYRILVSELMLQQTQVSHVIDFYHRFLERFPTLHHLAESPREHVLDAWSGLGYYARARNLHALARTVTRDGGGTLPSEPAALRTLPGVGAYTAGAVASFAFEQRAELVDTNVARVLSRVFAPRRNPKRPRDLTQLWRIAEAVLPARGRAAWTHNQALMELGAVICTARVRACGRCPVATLCRTRAADRVPRDEHPAR; translated from the coding sequence ATGACGATTCGGAAGCAGCCGCGAACGACCAGTCGTCCAGCGGCGACACGAGGCGCCACGCGTGCCGCCCCCCTCCCCTCCACAGAGGTCGCGCGCGACTTCTCGCGCCGATTGCGCGCCTGGTTCAGGCGTCACGGACGCGACCTCCCCTGGCGCCGCACGCGCGACCCGTATCGCATCCTCGTCTCCGAGCTCATGCTGCAACAGACGCAGGTCTCCCACGTCATCGACTTCTACCACCGCTTCCTGGAGCGCTTCCCCACGCTGCACCACCTCGCCGAGTCGCCGCGGGAGCACGTACTCGACGCATGGTCCGGGCTCGGGTACTACGCGCGCGCGCGCAACCTGCATGCGCTCGCGCGCACCGTCACGCGCGATGGCGGCGGCACACTCCCCAGCGAACCGGCGGCACTCCGTACCCTTCCCGGCGTTGGAGCCTACACCGCGGGAGCGGTCGCCTCGTTCGCCTTCGAGCAACGCGCCGAACTCGTCGACACGAACGTGGCGCGCGTCCTCTCCCGCGTCTTTGCCCCGCGGCGCAACCCCAAGCGCCCGCGCGACCTCACGCAGTTATGGCGCATCGCCGAAGCGGTCCTTCCCGCCCGCGGCCGCGCCGCCTGGACGCACAACCAGGCGCTCATGGAGCTTGGAGCGGTCATCTGCACGGCACGCGTCCGCGCCTGCGGTCGCTGCCCGGTGGCGACGCTCTGCCGCACCCGCGCGGCCGACCGCGTCCCGCGCGACGAACATCCGGCCCGGTAG
- a CDS encoding GGDEF domain-containing protein produces MSVLSFFGGKSSRKGNAAATPAPPPPEEPPEDNKQISRETGIVLDALGAMLQTYGKYAFDTDFKDGDDIRRLVHAWMLHATMGAPRPDHTNDRPSAGVFYRDWKGLQQFIGETRRDESKYVNRALDDMRSVVWAFVAAIHQAVVEEHEESRIAGDHLGRMRVAVESNSTDLIKREALAVVSVMEQLLQHRKERQRQQFAVLADKLKNLGRELEDARRESALDPLTGLANRKAFDEYITRSIELHSLLGQPASLMMIDVDNFKGINDQFGHPAGDTALKQVANVLSKTFLRRVDFVCRYGGDEFAVILQETALGNAQLLAERLRRQVQELRPLDVPNGAAGSAGAAAAGAAAAGSDAATSPQLTLSIGVAELAFSDDAGAWIKRADSALYQSKHAGRDTVSAAPTGAVFAGAR; encoded by the coding sequence ATGAGCGTGTTGTCCTTCTTCGGCGGCAAGTCATCGCGCAAAGGGAACGCCGCGGCAACGCCCGCTCCGCCTCCACCTGAGGAGCCGCCGGAGGACAACAAGCAGATCTCCAGGGAAACCGGGATCGTGCTCGACGCGCTCGGCGCGATGCTGCAGACGTATGGCAAGTATGCCTTCGACACCGACTTCAAGGACGGGGACGACATCCGGCGCTTGGTGCATGCCTGGATGCTGCACGCCACCATGGGCGCGCCGCGCCCGGACCACACCAACGACCGGCCGTCGGCGGGCGTCTTCTACCGCGACTGGAAGGGGCTGCAGCAGTTCATTGGCGAGACGCGCCGCGACGAGAGCAAGTACGTCAATCGTGCGCTCGACGACATGCGTTCCGTCGTTTGGGCATTCGTGGCGGCCATTCACCAGGCCGTGGTGGAGGAGCACGAGGAGTCGCGCATTGCCGGCGACCACCTGGGGCGCATGCGCGTGGCCGTCGAGAGCAACTCCACGGACCTGATCAAGCGCGAGGCGCTGGCCGTGGTGTCGGTGATGGAGCAACTACTGCAACATCGCAAGGAGCGGCAGCGGCAACAGTTCGCGGTGCTCGCCGACAAGCTCAAGAACCTCGGGCGCGAACTCGAGGACGCGCGGCGCGAGAGCGCGCTCGACCCGCTCACCGGACTCGCCAACCGCAAGGCGTTCGACGAGTACATCACGCGCAGCATCGAGCTGCACTCGCTCCTCGGACAGCCGGCGTCGCTGATGATGATCGACGTCGACAACTTCAAGGGGATCAACGACCAGTTCGGCCACCCCGCCGGCGACACCGCGCTCAAGCAGGTCGCCAACGTCCTGTCGAAGACCTTCCTGCGCCGCGTCGACTTCGTGTGCCGATACGGCGGCGACGAGTTTGCGGTCATTCTGCAGGAGACGGCCCTTGGCAACGCGCAGCTCCTGGCGGAACGGCTTCGCCGTCAAGTGCAAGAGCTGCGGCCGCTCGACGTCCCGAACGGCGCCGCCGGCTCGGCGGGCGCGGCTGCCGCTGGTGCGGCGGCGGCAGGAAGTGACGCGGCAACGTCGCCGCAGCTCACGCTTTCGATCGGAGTTGCCGAACTCGCCTTCTCCGACGACGCCGGAGCGTGGATCAAGCGAGCCGATTCTGCGCTCTACCAGTCCAAGCACGCCGGGCGCGACACCGTCTCCGCGGCACCAACGGGCGCGGTGTTCGCCGGGGCCAGGTAA
- a CDS encoding homoserine dehydrogenase — protein MTLPVLRVGLIGNGTVGSAFASALDANQERLTQRLGARLRLTQVAVQHPDRHRSTLTGVRVHDDAEGLALDQGVDVVVEASGAPNASQWLHRAIARGAAAVSANKQAIAADRTLLALLADRHPLLHCEAAVAAALPIVRALRDSLDGEEIHNIRGVLNGTTTFMLSQIERGARFSDALTLAQELGYAEANAEADLSGRDAAAKLAILATLAWRRPVTVHDVTTKGINENIVDVVRVAREHGSRVRLVAEAWEDAALQLRVEPRILHPRDVLARSEDVVNVVEVQSALAGPLVWYGAGAGGARTASALLGDLLVASRALVGATAGRIAA, from the coding sequence ATGACACTTCCCGTCCTCCGCGTCGGGCTCATTGGCAACGGCACCGTCGGCTCCGCCTTCGCAAGCGCACTCGACGCCAACCAGGAGCGCCTGACCCAGCGCCTTGGCGCTCGCCTGCGCCTCACGCAGGTCGCCGTCCAGCACCCCGACCGCCACCGCTCCACGCTTACCGGCGTCCGCGTCCACGACGACGCTGAGGGGCTCGCCCTCGACCAGGGCGTCGACGTGGTCGTCGAGGCCAGCGGCGCACCGAACGCCTCGCAGTGGCTCCATCGCGCCATTGCGCGCGGCGCGGCGGCCGTCTCGGCAAACAAACAGGCGATTGCCGCCGATCGAACGCTCCTCGCGCTCCTCGCGGATCGTCATCCGCTCCTGCACTGCGAGGCCGCCGTCGCCGCCGCACTCCCCATCGTGCGCGCCCTGCGCGATTCGCTCGACGGCGAGGAGATCCACAACATTCGCGGCGTCCTGAACGGGACCACCACCTTCATGCTCTCGCAGATCGAGCGCGGCGCGCGCTTCAGCGATGCGCTCACCCTCGCGCAGGAGTTGGGCTACGCCGAAGCCAATGCGGAGGCGGATCTCAGCGGGCGCGATGCCGCGGCGAAGCTCGCCATCCTCGCCACGCTCGCCTGGCGCCGCCCGGTCACCGTGCACGACGTCACGACCAAGGGGATCAACGAGAATATCGTCGACGTGGTGCGCGTCGCGCGCGAGCACGGAAGCCGCGTGCGCCTGGTGGCCGAGGCGTGGGAAGACGCCGCGTTGCAGCTGCGTGTGGAGCCGCGGATCCTGCACCCGCGCGACGTCCTGGCGCGCTCGGAGGACGTGGTGAACGTGGTGGAGGTCCAGAGCGCGCTTGCCGGGCCGCTGGTCTGGTATGGTGCGGGGGCGGGCGGCGCACGCACCGCTTCCGCGTTGTTGGGAGACCTGCTGGTCGCCTCCCGCGCCCTGGTCGGCGCCACTGCCGGAAGGATTGCGGCGTGA
- a CDS encoding EVE domain-containing protein, with translation MSARKRSKTTQGSARSAVSGKASAKRGASGSAKLARKPAAKLAAKLAAKLAAKRAEKPAAKSAVKPAAKRTGSAAPVPAPLAPRFHRFALPRSDDGVRYWLFKTEPEVFSFDDLMRAPARTTGWDGVRNFQVRNFMRDHMRVGDLVFIYHSNAEPPAVSGIAQVVRMAYPDQTAFEPDDAHFDPKSDRSAPTWLMVDVQGVRAVGPVTLPAMRATPALATMELLQPGSRLSVTPLTVEEWAGVLRLAGE, from the coding sequence ATGTCGGCACGCAAGCGCTCGAAGACGACACAGGGTTCCGCGCGGTCGGCGGTGTCCGGAAAGGCGAGCGCGAAACGAGGCGCAAGCGGGAGCGCGAAGTTGGCAAGGAAGCCGGCCGCGAAACTGGCCGCGAAACTGGCCGCGAAACTGGCCGCGAAGCGCGCCGAGAAGCCCGCCGCCAAATCGGCCGTCAAGCCAGCCGCGAAGCGCACGGGGAGTGCGGCGCCGGTGCCGGCACCGCTGGCACCGCGCTTTCACCGGTTCGCGCTTCCGCGAAGCGACGATGGCGTTCGCTACTGGCTGTTCAAGACCGAACCCGAGGTGTTCTCGTTCGATGACCTGATGCGTGCCCCGGCGCGCACCACGGGCTGGGACGGGGTGCGCAACTTCCAGGTGCGCAACTTCATGCGCGACCACATGCGCGTGGGGGACCTGGTCTTCATCTACCACTCCAATGCCGAACCTCCCGCCGTGTCGGGGATCGCGCAGGTGGTGAGGATGGCCTATCCCGACCAGACCGCGTTCGAGCCAGACGACGCGCATTTCGATCCCAAGAGCGATCGCTCGGCGCCGACGTGGCTCATGGTCGACGTGCAGGGAGTGCGCGCGGTGGGGCCGGTCACGCTCCCCGCCATGCGAGCGACGCCAGCGCTGGCCACGATGGAGCTGTTGCAGCCGGGAAGCCGCCTGTCGGTTACTCCCCTCACCGTGGAGGAGTGGGCGGGCGTGTTGCGCCTGGCGGGCGAGTAG
- a CDS encoding aminotransferase class V-fold PLP-dependent enzyme, whose amino-acid sequence MFRAEDLVRGKTAVAAAEDEAYWSQIQMAFDDDRTLVNLNNGGVSPAPTHVMDMMIRDLKFSNQIPVDHMWQVLEPRVETVRRDLARMFECDPEEMAIVRNASEANETMIFGLDLKRGDEVIVSNQNYGRMITSWQQRERREGIVLKQVSFKVPPPSDDYIVDQFRAAITPRTKVIEVTHITNLTGQILPVRKIVQMAREKGIEVFVDGAHAFAHFPFTRDDLDADYYGTSLHKWLHAPIGTGFLYVRRNRIRSLWPLMGAAASQDDNIRKYEEIGTHPAANHNAIALAVAFNRGIGMERKAARLRYLRDRWAKRLLAESSRFNVLTPLDDRQSCAIALANIEGIDTPKLQQWLWHKHKVMTVAIVHPEFHGLRVTPSIYSTLDEVDLFAELMIKATRQGIAV is encoded by the coding sequence ATGTTCCGCGCCGAGGACCTGGTGCGAGGCAAGACGGCCGTGGCCGCGGCCGAGGACGAGGCCTACTGGTCGCAGATCCAGATGGCGTTCGACGACGACCGGACCCTGGTCAACCTGAACAACGGTGGGGTGAGCCCGGCGCCGACGCATGTCATGGACATGATGATCCGGGACCTCAAGTTCTCGAACCAGATCCCGGTCGATCACATGTGGCAGGTGCTGGAGCCGCGTGTGGAGACGGTGCGGCGCGACCTGGCCCGCATGTTCGAGTGCGATCCCGAGGAGATGGCGATCGTCCGCAACGCCTCGGAGGCGAACGAGACGATGATCTTCGGGCTCGACCTCAAGCGGGGCGACGAGGTGATTGTCTCCAACCAGAACTACGGGCGGATGATCACGTCGTGGCAGCAGCGTGAACGGCGCGAGGGGATCGTCCTCAAGCAGGTGTCGTTCAAGGTGCCGCCTCCGTCGGATGACTACATCGTCGACCAGTTCCGCGCCGCGATCACGCCGCGCACCAAGGTCATCGAGGTCACGCACATCACGAACCTCACGGGGCAGATCCTCCCGGTGCGCAAGATCGTGCAGATGGCGCGCGAGAAGGGGATCGAGGTGTTCGTGGATGGGGCGCATGCCTTTGCGCACTTCCCGTTCACGCGCGACGACCTCGACGCCGACTACTACGGCACCTCGCTGCACAAGTGGTTGCACGCCCCGATCGGGACGGGTTTCCTGTACGTCAGGCGCAACCGAATCAGGTCGCTGTGGCCGTTGATGGGTGCGGCGGCGTCGCAGGATGACAACATCCGGAAGTATGAGGAAATCGGGACGCACCCGGCGGCGAACCACAATGCGATCGCGCTGGCGGTCGCGTTCAATCGCGGGATCGGGATGGAACGGAAGGCGGCGCGCCTGCGGTACCTGCGCGATCGCTGGGCCAAGCGGCTGCTGGCGGAAAGCTCGCGCTTCAACGTCCTGACGCCGCTCGACGACCGGCAGTCGTGCGCGATCGCCCTGGCCAACATCGAAGGGATCGACACGCCCAAGCTGCAGCAGTGGTTGTGGCACAAGCACAAGGTGATGACGGTGGCGATCGTGCATCCCGAGTTCCACGGACTGCGCGTGACGCCCAGTATCTACAGCACGCTCGATGAGGTCGACCTGTTCGCGGAGTTGATGATCAAGGCCACGCGCCAGGGGATCGCGGTGTGA
- a CDS encoding citrate synthase, whose amino-acid sequence MSTTATSQAPQPSTDALEIRDTRTGKMYTVPITDGTIRTADLKQVKVDADDFGIMGYDPAFMNTASCRSAITYIDGDKGILRYRGYPIEQLAEKASFLEVAYLLRNGELPKQKEYDQWVQDITYHTYVHENIKRFLEGFRYDAHPMSMMVAGVAALSSFYPEAKDIFDKHQRDISIIRLLAKVPTIAAFAYRHVKGLPFIYPDNDLSYSENFLSMIARMSEPKYEANPIFAKAIEILFILHADHEQNCSTNAVRAVGSSHVDPFSAVAAGISALYGPLHGGANEQVLRMINEIGDVKHVPAFVESVKAGKGRLMGFGHRVYKSYDPRARIVKKLADEVFAAVGMDKDLEIAVELERIALSDEYFISRKLYPNVDFYTGLIYRAMKFPTDYFTVLFAIPRLSGWLAQWEEMLLDKEQKIARPRQIYTGYDERPYAPSLDYSRKHDKTISLL is encoded by the coding sequence ATGAGCACGACGGCGACGTCACAGGCGCCACAGCCCAGCACCGATGCCCTCGAGATCCGTGACACACGGACGGGCAAGATGTATACGGTCCCCATCACCGACGGGACCATCCGCACGGCCGATCTGAAGCAGGTCAAGGTCGACGCCGATGACTTCGGCATCATGGGGTACGATCCCGCCTTCATGAACACGGCATCGTGCCGGAGCGCGATCACCTACATCGATGGCGACAAGGGGATCCTGCGCTATCGCGGCTACCCCATCGAGCAGCTGGCGGAGAAGGCGAGCTTCCTCGAGGTGGCGTACCTGCTGCGCAATGGCGAGCTGCCGAAGCAGAAGGAGTACGACCAGTGGGTGCAGGACATCACGTACCACACGTACGTGCACGAGAACATCAAGCGGTTCCTCGAGGGGTTCCGGTACGACGCGCATCCGATGTCGATGATGGTCGCGGGCGTGGCGGCGCTGTCGTCGTTCTATCCCGAGGCGAAGGACATCTTCGACAAGCACCAGCGCGACATCTCGATCATTCGCCTGCTGGCCAAGGTGCCGACCATCGCGGCGTTCGCGTACCGGCACGTGAAGGGGCTCCCCTTCATCTATCCCGACAACGACCTGTCGTACAGCGAGAACTTCCTGTCGATGATCGCGCGGATGTCGGAGCCGAAGTACGAGGCCAACCCGATCTTCGCGAAGGCGATCGAGATCCTGTTCATCCTGCACGCCGATCACGAGCAGAACTGCTCGACGAACGCGGTGCGCGCCGTGGGGTCGTCGCACGTGGATCCGTTCAGCGCGGTCGCGGCGGGCATCTCGGCGCTGTATGGCCCGCTCCACGGCGGGGCGAACGAGCAGGTGCTGCGGATGATCAACGAGATTGGCGACGTGAAGCATGTGCCGGCCTTCGTGGAGAGCGTGAAGGCGGGGAAGGGGCGGCTGATGGGCTTCGGGCACCGCGTGTACAAGAGCTATGACCCGCGTGCCCGCATCGTGAAGAAGCTGGCCGACGAGGTGTTTGCAGCTGTCGGGATGGACAAGGACCTCGAGATCGCGGTGGAGCTGGAGCGCATCGCGCTGTCGGACGAGTACTTCATCTCGCGCAAGCTGTACCCCAACGTCGACTTCTACACGGGGCTGATCTACCGCGCGATGAAGTTCCCCACCGACTACTTCACCGTCCTCTTCGCCATTCCTCGCCTCTCGGGGTGGTTGGCGCAGTGGGAGGAGATGCTGCTGGACAAGGAGCAGAAGATCGCGCGCCCGCGGCAGATCTACACCGGCTACGACGAGCGTCCGTACGCGCCGTCGCTGGACTATTCCAGGAAGCACGACAAGACGATCTCGCTGCTGTAG
- the moeB gene encoding molybdopterin-synthase adenylyltransferase MoeB — translation MGDSLPELSPDELIRYSRHFLLPGVGLDGQRTLKAARVLIVGAGGLGSPVALYLAAAGVGTLGIVDFDRVDVTNLHRQILHGTSDVGRSKLQSATDRLREVNPFVTVEPHEMRLTAANALELFRRNDVIIDGTDNFPTRYLVNDACVLTGKPNVYGSIYRFDGQVSVFCTSDGPCYRCIYREPPPAGTVPSCAEAGVLGILPGIVGVLQATEAIKLILGIGEPLIGRLTMVDALGARQRTVKISKDPTCPACGTRELQSLIDYDAFCGIGAAPAQTPVPEITPRELAAKLERGDDFVLIDVRDPHEYAISRIPGARLVPLGGFADAIPTLDAGTDIVIHCRSGVRSAAAVRQLQAAGFTRVWNVAGGILRWSDDVDPTVAKY, via the coding sequence GTGGGCGATTCCCTTCCTGAACTTTCGCCCGACGAACTGATCCGCTACTCGCGCCACTTCCTGCTGCCGGGAGTTGGGCTCGATGGGCAGCGGACGCTCAAGGCGGCCCGCGTCCTCATCGTCGGCGCGGGAGGGCTTGGCTCTCCCGTTGCCCTCTACCTCGCCGCCGCCGGCGTGGGCACGCTGGGTATCGTCGACTTCGACCGCGTCGACGTGACCAACCTGCACCGCCAAATCCTCCACGGCACGAGCGATGTGGGGCGCAGCAAGCTGCAGTCGGCCACCGACCGGCTGCGCGAGGTGAATCCCTTCGTCACGGTGGAACCGCACGAGATGCGCCTCACCGCGGCCAATGCACTCGAGCTGTTCCGTCGGAACGACGTCATCATCGACGGCACCGACAACTTCCCGACGCGCTACCTGGTCAACGACGCCTGCGTCCTCACGGGAAAGCCCAACGTCTACGGCTCCATCTACCGCTTCGACGGACAGGTCTCCGTCTTCTGCACGAGCGACGGCCCGTGCTATCGCTGCATCTATCGCGAGCCGCCGCCAGCGGGAACGGTCCCCAGTTGCGCCGAAGCCGGCGTGCTCGGCATCCTCCCCGGCATCGTGGGCGTGCTGCAGGCAACCGAGGCGATCAAGTTGATTCTCGGCATCGGCGAGCCGCTCATTGGACGGCTCACCATGGTCGACGCACTCGGCGCGCGGCAGCGGACTGTGAAGATCAGCAAGGACCCCACGTGCCCCGCGTGCGGCACCCGCGAGCTGCAATCTCTCATCGATTACGATGCGTTCTGCGGCATCGGTGCGGCGCCGGCACAGACGCCCGTCCCCGAGATCACGCCCCGGGAGCTGGCCGCGAAGCTCGAGCGCGGCGATGACTTCGTCCTGATCGACGTGCGCGATCCGCACGAGTACGCGATCTCCCGGATTCCTGGCGCGCGCCTGGTGCCACTCGGCGGCTTCGCCGACGCGATCCCGACGCTCGACGCGGGGACCGACATCGTGATCCACTGTCGCAGCGGCGTGCGCAGCGCCGCCGCCGTTCGCCAGCTGCAAGCCGCGGGATTCACGCGCGTGTGGAACGTGGCGGGCGGGATCCTGCGCTGGTCCGACGACGTGGACCCGACGGTGGCGAAGTACTAG
- a CDS encoding VWA domain-containing protein, whose protein sequence is MRSHTYSKFSPEAADAIDLDALLEQLSDFLLQSGFAGGAQYHPFWGETGEDGDRSLDALKQAILQALIDSGQFTPEMLKALRGDDDEDAQDSLAGLLDDLVKRLIEQGFLNLEAPPEIPDSHEAIEGPGGLARAASRDVNFRLSDKGIDFLGYKALRHILGSLGKSSVGSHDTPFLATGIEADASSKPYEFGDTLNLDVNETLKNTLTRTGSLEAPLDIDYPDLMVRQAEYRSSCATVLMLDCSHSMILYGEDRFTPAKKVALALTHLIRTQFPGDTIRVVLFHDSAEEIPIATLAHAQVGPYHTNTAEGLKLARRILMAQKKDMRQIVMITDGKPSALTMPNGQVYKNSMGLDAFVLQETIREVANCRRAGIVINTFMLARDRALVEFVKHVSSICRGKAYFTNTMTLGQYILMDFLRKKTRKVS, encoded by the coding sequence ATGCGTTCGCATACGTACAGCAAGTTCTCCCCCGAGGCCGCGGACGCCATCGACCTCGACGCGCTGCTGGAACAGCTCTCCGACTTCCTCCTGCAGTCGGGCTTTGCGGGGGGCGCGCAGTACCATCCGTTCTGGGGTGAGACGGGAGAGGACGGCGACCGGTCGCTCGACGCCCTCAAGCAGGCCATCCTGCAGGCGCTGATCGACAGCGGGCAGTTCACCCCCGAGATGCTCAAGGCGCTCCGCGGCGACGACGACGAGGACGCGCAGGACTCGCTCGCCGGGCTGCTCGACGACCTCGTGAAGCGCCTCATCGAGCAAGGCTTCCTGAACCTCGAGGCGCCGCCGGAGATCCCCGACTCGCATGAGGCGATCGAGGGGCCCGGCGGGCTCGCCCGCGCCGCCTCGCGCGACGTCAACTTCCGCCTGAGCGACAAGGGGATCGACTTCCTGGGCTACAAGGCGCTCCGCCACATCCTCGGGTCGTTAGGCAAGTCGTCCGTGGGGAGCCACGACACCCCCTTCCTCGCCACCGGCATCGAGGCCGACGCGTCGAGCAAGCCGTACGAGTTCGGCGACACGCTCAACCTCGACGTCAACGAGACGCTCAAGAACACGCTCACCCGCACGGGATCGTTGGAGGCCCCGCTCGACATCGACTATCCCGACCTCATGGTGCGGCAGGCGGAGTACCGTTCGTCGTGCGCCACGGTCCTCATGCTCGACTGTTCGCACTCGATGATCCTGTACGGCGAGGACCGCTTCACCCCCGCCAAGAAGGTCGCCCTCGCGCTCACGCACCTCATCCGCACGCAGTTCCCCGGCGACACGATTCGCGTGGTGCTCTTCCACGACTCGGCGGAGGAGATCCCCATCGCCACGCTCGCCCACGCGCAGGTGGGCCCCTATCACACGAACACCGCCGAAGGTCTCAAGCTCGCGCGCCGCATCCTGATGGCGCAGAAGAAGGACATGCGACAAATCGTCATGATCACCGACGGCAAGCCGAGTGCGCTGACGATGCCGAACGGCCAGGTGTACAAGAACTCCATGGGCCTCGACGCCTTCGTCCTGCAGGAGACGATTCGCGAAGTCGCCAACTGCCGCCGCGCGGGGATCGTCATCAACACCTTCATGCTCGCCCGCGACCGCGCCCTGGTCGAGTTCGTGAAGCACGTCTCGTCGATCTGCCGCGGCAAGGCGTACTTCACCAACACCATGACGCTGGGTCAGTACATCCTCATGGACTTCCTGCGGAAGAAGACGCGCAAGGTCTCCTGA
- a CDS encoding sulfite exporter TauE/SafE family protein, giving the protein MSDTNLLRLALIVVAAAAGGAINSVAGGGTLLTFPALIGLGVPAITANATSTVALWPGAVGSMLGYMGELKGARSWAVRFAVPSLLGGFVGARLLLVTPADRFDALVPWLVLGATALFLVQRPAMRWLRAHAADAHAPRAHAAGEEGDPARRPPPISALAYQFAVGVYGGYFGAGIGILMLAALGFMGFTNIHRMNGLKNWGGLCINLMAALTFVVSGLVDWPVAIAMALGAALGGYGGSRLAQRVPQERVRQLIIAIGLASGIWLLYGRLS; this is encoded by the coding sequence GTGTCGGACACGAACCTCCTCCGGCTCGCCCTGATCGTCGTCGCCGCCGCTGCCGGCGGCGCCATCAACTCCGTCGCGGGCGGCGGGACGCTCCTCACATTCCCTGCCCTCATCGGGTTGGGCGTACCCGCCATCACCGCCAACGCCACCAGCACCGTGGCGCTCTGGCCGGGGGCGGTCGGCAGCATGCTGGGCTACATGGGTGAGCTCAAGGGGGCGAGAAGCTGGGCCGTCCGATTCGCCGTTCCGTCACTGCTCGGCGGCTTCGTCGGCGCGCGACTCCTCCTCGTCACCCCCGCCGATCGGTTCGACGCCCTCGTCCCCTGGCTCGTCCTCGGCGCCACCGCGCTCTTCCTCGTGCAGCGCCCCGCGATGCGGTGGCTGCGCGCGCACGCGGCGGACGCGCACGCGCCTCGCGCGCACGCCGCCGGCGAGGAGGGCGACCCCGCGCGTCGCCCTCCGCCAATCTCCGCGCTCGCCTATCAGTTCGCGGTCGGCGTGTACGGTGGCTACTTCGGCGCCGGTATCGGGATCCTCATGCTCGCCGCCCTCGGCTTCATGGGCTTCACGAACATCCACCGGATGAACGGGCTCAAGAATTGGGGAGGGCTGTGCATCAACCTGATGGCGGCGCTGACCTTTGTCGTCAGCGGTCTGGTCGACTGGCCGGTCGCCATCGCCATGGCCCTTGGTGCCGCACTCGGCGGGTACGGCGGGTCGCGACTCGCCCAACGGGTGCCGCAGGAGCGGGTCCGGCAGCTCATCATTGCCATCGGCCTCGCCAGCGGGATATGGCTCCTCTACGGCCGACTCTCGTGA